The Labeo rohita strain BAU-BD-2019 chromosome 22, IGBB_LRoh.1.0, whole genome shotgun sequence genomic sequence ATATAATGTTATGCCATAATGTATAATGTCATATAGAATTACTGTAAAACATGCATACAGAACTGAACAAAGCAGAAATGGATTCTTCATCTGTATCTACGTGTCTGGttaagattaaaatattttgtggtgTCTGGTCTAACAAGTCTTAGTCAACCGTTTTGACATGAATGTTGAGATATGCTCCTGTAGTCCTTAACTTTCAGTCTCTAAGTATTTTTCCTCCTTTAAATTTCATTGGCAAACACCATCAGACTTGgctatatattttatagcatCAGTCCATTTTTGTTAGAGCCCTCTTCTGTCcttcagtatttttgttcatgattgtttttccacatacactacGTGTTCAGTAAATCCAAGTGTACCTTAGTAATTTCCTTAACTCAGTTAATGTGGGCAGGTTCCTACAGTTAGTatcttaattatatataataaaaacagaccattattaatatataacattattaatatataatgtttgtgatttgaaaacaaaaagttaGTAGCTTAAGTTTAGTAGGGTGGAAGACATTTTGCAACTTTTGCAAGATTTCTTTCCTTAAAACATTTTGCTAAGTGAATATTATCTCCACATCATATTTAGGAAAAACAGTACTCAATTGTAGGAGAATTTACAGTTGTCTGCATCATGAAGTCTTGGAATTGAGAACTAACTTAGAACACAGAAAATGATTACATTCTTTACAGGTTCTGGTTGGTTTGATGATAATTGTAGCAACACCTGAACATggcatactgttttttttttttttttacgcaaATGAGATTAAAGATAatctttgaaacattttgctTTAGTCCTCTCAAGGATAATTCATGTCAGGAATTCACTTGAACAAAACTTGACAACTATATTCACACAGCAGGGCACAGAGCACTGATATAAACTCGCTGTCACAGTTTAATATATAGTGaccagtattgtttttttttttgttgtttttttttaattaaggtaatacataaattaattaaacaaacaacactgaaatggggggaaatacacaaaaaactcCTGGTGTTGAAAAGGCCTCACACTGGGAAAGAAGGCGGCCTTCTTATCAGTCAATTCATCACAGTAACCCACAGCACCTGCCATTTGACTTCACCTTCCACCCtttattctgtattattttttttgaggtaaacacCACAGGCTTTCTGCAGTGCTAGTTTTGGCGTTGGTTTAGTGTCCCTACCCTAAAACAAAGAGGTACTTGAATACTGAATACTGAACATGAATACTGTTGTTTAAAGGCTGAGACACATGAAAGTGACATCAAAGAACTAGCAGTGCCTGTTGCTGCTTTGTGTCCGTTGTGTTTCGGCCAAAAAGCTTTGCCTGAACACACCATAAGGCCTACAGGTGACTACAAACATGCTGCTGCATCTATACCAGCAGgcattaatacttaataattataatttagaaGGGGAAACTGAAACTACAAATGCAGAGATACAAACTGTTACCAAAGCAGTATTTTCATGACATTATTCTTAGGACTGTGATGTTGGGCCATAATTGAACATCTGTTGGGTTGGTTCTTGTGGCATGTTCCAAACTTCAGCTCTCGTCGTGTTCATGTTGTGCTCAAAAGAGGCCCAACATTGCATctctaaaaatgcattaatgggTTTGAACGCAATGTTttatcaaaactttttaaaacgaAGCACGCCAAACCAATGCCAGTAGCAGGCAAGAAAAAGTCTGATGtagtatttaacattttgttaagCTGTCATTCTGTGTATGCTATCAATGGCACATAATAGGTAAGAGTCTAGTTTAACATCTGACAGTCATTTGgctgtttgttctttttttatttttttttacactgtaaaactgttttgtgAAGGCATCAACTGTGTGGTTCAATAAAAGCAGGACAGGAAGAAGACTCTTCACCTACAGACTAAACACGCATGTACAAGCACACACACTCTTCACCTCTCAAAAAAACCGACCACAGCAGGTTTCAGTTTGACTCTGACGATGAGCTGGGAAGATGTTCAATTGTGAGATGGGagacattattaatgtttttgcagACTTTTCACTGAACAACTGAAGAAAATGTTTCATGTGTTTGTTTTGATCTGTCTGTGCTGGTGGCGACTGATCGGTaagttataaatatatgtacttTTTGCTTAATGTCAGCAGCTTTCTTCACATATCGTCACCTTTGACAtctttgtcaaaattgagttatttaCATATTCTTATTAGGTGACaactaatttacattttatgatgtttcttttgtaagctgtgtactTTTGGACCTTTTTTAGAAGACAAAAATAGTTctatctatagaagtctatggaacgcaaaaactttgaagctcaatatcttAAAAGTGCTCAAAATGCAGATAGAGCCTTTGAAAATAATGGACATTGTGAATTCTCCATTATGCTGCCTCCAAATTTTATGTCAGGCCCACTTGTAGAATTGCATGTCTCTGGGCAGCGTTTTGAAAATCATTATATCGCAATGATATGTAAGCTGTTTACATGACGTGTTGACATACAGACCCCATTTGAATATCTGATAATCAAAGAATTTAACCAAAGAAATGAGTTTACCCAAAGAACTAGGTCAAATGTTTCcatacatttgatttttgatCTTGATATACGTGCTGTTACCTAGATGATCATAAGCTgcaaacatttactgatgcaACATCAAAAGCCCTGGGGTGTAAACTGTTGAACAGGATGATTGTCACAATGTGAGATGGCAGACATtactaagtaaagatcatgttccattaagctGTTTGAAAAACTTCCAGTTCCGGTGAGAGTACGCTGTGTTCGTTTTGCTGcggcttttgtttgttttgttggaaCGTTTACGTGTTTTGTTTTGCCCCATTCTGCTTCCCGTTCATTGTTTCCTCTCCTCTTCTGAATACCTGGATTGTTGGATTGTTTATGACTCTACTGTTGCTATTTCACTGGATTATAACTGAATGGATTGCCCTGCTTTCTGTCTCTTGCTACATCTTCTCTCCTGGACACCTGACTTTGCTGGATTATTGTTCATGGCtctactgttgtttttttcactgtGGATTATACTCTGACTGGATTGCCCCTACCCATCGCTAGCTACCTGCACCACTCTGATCTGCTGTTGTCTGTCGATCTTCGTGCTCTTTTGGGCCTTCTACATAGCTGGCGGGTGAGTCTCCACTCCCTCGTCTATCTATTGTGGACAGTATATTGGATGGTGGGGCACCCCCCCGCCATCTGATTTGACTGATAAGGTCCGTATTGCGCCGATCTTTCAGCGAGTAGAGTGTTGTGGCTCTCTTGCGTTTTATTACAAGAGAAGTATGTTCCTCATCTGTCAGTGATGTTGTACTCTCTCATTTAACCATGTCTTTCACCGCTCGCAAAGTTCCATTACCTGCTCTGCTTAGATTTATAACTCTGCTCAGCTCAGCTACTCGCTATCTCAACTGCAAAGCCTGAAACCAATCCTTGTTTCTGTCATCTTGATCCTGCCCCTACGTCTCTGCTCAAATACTCTGCATCTGTTATTTCACGGCCTATTTCACTTCTCATTTCTAAAATCCTAAGCACTGGTGTTGTTCCTCTTGAATTAAAAACTGCAGCTGTCACACCAGTCTTAAAGAAACCCGGCCTTGACCCTTCTGATATGGCCAATTACCGACCAATTTCAAATCTTctgcttctttcaaaaatacttGAAAAAGTTGTTGCTGTTCAACTACAGTCATATTTGTCATCTCATAATCTGTATGAATGTTTTCAATCCGGTTTTCGCTTTTACCACAGCACCGAGACAGCACTTCTTAAGGTTGTCAACGACCTTCTTATGGCCACTGACGCTGGCTCTGTTAACATTTTGATTCTTTTAGATCTTTCCTCTGCATTTGACACTATCTCTCACAGTATTCTCATTTCACGACTCTCTGCTCTTGGTATTTCTGGAACTGCCTTAGCTTGGTTCACTTCTTATCTGTCTGACCGTCAACATTATATTACTATCCGCCAGGCTAAATCCTCTACTGCTCCTGTCTCTCATGGTGTTCCTCAGGGTTCTGTTCTTGGCCCTCTTCTCTTCATCATTTACATGTTTCCTCTAGGTAATATCATCCGGCGGCATGGTTTTAACTTCCACTGCTATGCAGACGACACTCAACTCTACATCAGCTTTCGACACTACCAACCCTTTCCCACAAACTCCATTTCAGCTTGTATCGACGACATAAATGCTTGGATGACCAGTAACCTTCTCAAACTCAATACTGATAAAACAGATGTTCTACTTGTTGGTTTACCAAAAAACGTTGCTCTTTTCTGTACTGACACTGTTAACATTTCTGGGATCTTGGTTAGACCTTTCACCACCGTTAAAAATCTGGGCATAACTTTTGACTCCTATCTCTCTTTCCTACCTCACATTTCTTCGCTTACTAAATCTGCCTTTTATCACCTCCGCAATATTGCTCGTTTACGTCCCTTCTTAAACATCAAGGATGCTGAGACACTGGTTCACGCTATCACTACTTCCCGACTTGACTACTGTAATTCTCTTTTCTATGGTCTACCAAACACAACATTAAATAAGCTCCAATACATCCAGAACTCTGCTGCTAGGGTCCTCACCTATTCAAAGAAATCCTCGCACATCACTCCCATCCTACATAGACTTCACTGGCTACCCGTTCGCTTCCGCATTCAATACAAGATTCTCCTCATCACCTTCAAAGCACTTCATGGTCTCGCCCCCCCCATATATTTTGGATCTCATTCATACTTACTCCCCCATTCACTCACTCCGTTCTGCAGACAATGATCTACTGTTAATTCCTCGCCATAGATTAGCTTCATTCGGAGGACGAGCGTTCAGTATCCCTGCCCCTACACTCTGGAACTCTATTCCCAAACACATCCGTGATCTTTCTTCATTACATGATTTCAAAACCCACCTTAAAACATATCttttcttgtcttgttttccaggtCTTTGAATATATGAATGGAAATTTGCTACGGATTTCATGTTTATCTgtattctgttttgttgttattgttgtctCTTGTTATGTATAAATATTCTTGTTATTGTAAAGCGACCTTGAGTTTCTAGAAAggtgttatataaaataaacttattattattattattattgttattattaagatttttttgtaaagtccctactgtaaatatatcagaaaataatttttgattagtagtatgcgTTGCTAGGAACTTCACTGTAACAACTTtcaaggcaattttctcaataattcgatttttttttttgcagccacagattccagattttcaaatagttgtatttcgggcaagtatacatcaatggaaaatgtatttattcagcttgccaattgatgtataaatctcaaatttcaaaaactgacctttatgactgcttttgtggtccagagtcacatacgAGCAATTTACCCCGAGCATACTGTGGGAAAGTTTACAACCGCAACTCTAAATGCAGTATGTTGTAGGTGTAGGCGAATCTgcatatagaaatataaatccTAAGGTGTTTTTGACCAGTAATTTTATAACTTTAGCATAAACTTGATCAGAAAGTGACAAAagcttttacattgttacaaaaaaactctatttcatataaatgcgaattctgaaaaaaaaatgtatcctgGTTTCTACAAAATTAagaagcagcacaacagtttttaaatgacagtaataaaaaaaattgagaagcaaatccgcatattagaatgatttctgaaggattatgagACAATTAAGACtgatgtaatgatgctaaatattaatctttgatcacagcaataaattacagttcaatatatatttacaaagaaaactTTGAacaaacaactatcacaaaacatctGAAAACATCACGAAAAAAACAATATCAATTAATGTCATGTTCGTACATCACCTTTCATTTGATTGTGTGTTTCTGTGGCTgttctaaatgtttttcaatTAACAGTTAGTAACAATTGACAGCTGATTTCAGGCTTTGTAAACTATCAGAAGCCTAAAATCTGTTTGttcatcaggtgtgtttggtgagtCAGTGTCAGTGAAGGAGGGAGTCTCTGTTACTCTACACACTGATGTTACTCAAATACGTGTAGATGATGACCTACTGTGGAAATTTGGAGCTGAAAAGTCTCAAATAGCTAAAATGAAGATAAAGAAGCAAATCTTCAACACATCTGATGTCCCAGATGGGAGATTCAaaaacagactgaagctggacaatcaaactggatctctgaccatcacggACATCACAACTGAACATGCTGGAGTTTATCAACTAGAGATAGCTGGagcaaaaaaatcatcaaaaacattcaatgttTTTGTCTATGGTGAGTAGAAATCATTTGTCCTGCACTTcacatatattgtttttttgaaagaatatTCAGTGCATAATGGCCTAATGTTGATTAAGGATGGGTGGTCTGATGATTTTATATCGTGATCGATCTAAAAGACATTGACAATCTACTTTTCAAGAGAATTTCAGAGAACGTGATCACTCATGTCTTTATAAAAATGGTAGCAGCAATGGCTGTGTACTAGATTACTGTGACTGGCCAAATTGTATCACACATGCATGGGCttggcgaaaaaaaaaaaaaaagaaacaaaagtgATTTGCTATGTTGGGATAAGAAATAGAAGGAAGAATTGTTGTGTCATCAGTCTGTGACAGATTTTTACCACCTATTACAAGTTTTGACAATATGTACTGCCCTATTGCCTGATGCAACTCGTACATTCACCGCTCTCTATTCTTGttccaaaatgtcatttgtttggaaatattgtgttattattatatgtgaccctggaccacaaaaccagtcttaagtagcacaggtttcagcaataggcaaaaatacattgtatagctAAAAACTTATCGATtgtccttttatgccaaaaatcattaggaaattaagttaAGATCAATGTcaagatattttatacatttttcttccagaaatatataaaaacgtaatttttgattagtaatatgcattgcttagaacttcatttggacaaatttaaaggtgattttctcaatatttttttatgtattattattattattattattattattattatgtatttatttatttatttatttattttatttaatttttgcaccctcagattccagattttaaatagttgtatgtcTGTCAAGTATTGTCCTATGtcctaacaaacaatatatcaatggaaaacttattcattcagcattttcttttcatcgAGCATctgtataatgtattataaagcAGTGTTAATAAGGGTAGCACAGCTTTGTGTATAGCAGTACCCAAGGAAACACTATCGCTGCTTAGGCCCAATCCCAATTCTACCCCTTACCCCCCACTTTCCCCTACCCCTCCGTTTGGCGCGTTCACGTGTAGGGGTAGGGGTGTCTCAATTCTCTTTTGGTTGGAGGGGTAGGGGGAAGGGGAAAGGCTAGATAGTCCTCCAAACGAAGATTTTTCGGGACCTCACTTCAAACGAAGGGCTAAGAGAAATTTCCAACATGGCTGCTCACTCGAGCAAGCAGACCcataaatgtaagtaatttttGCCATTAATAAGGATTTTTATGACAAATTTTCGTTATATGTATATTACCTTCAATCTTGTGTTTGTACTACGGTGATGTTCTGTAAAGAAACGTTTGCAAAAAAATTGCTAAAGTTTGCTAGCGGATAGCACTGATTAGCACgatattagaaaatatatttttatgtcatataCGCGGTGACTTGACTGCATGTTAGAAACAAATATGAAAGTCCAGTGGCAAGGCAAATTGCTTTAACCACGCATGTGGTAacgcattgttttgttttgcgtACGGCCATATGTGTACATGTAAATGAACGATGCTTACACTATTTTGCAACATGacaacatttttgtaacttattttcTGTATAGAGACAGTGCATGTCCTCTGACGTAACGTTAGGAGCTAGCAACAACGTGTGATGATGTATGACAGTGTAGTAGTGGTGTCCCATTTCTTAGGGGAAAATTTTTAACCCTTCCCCTTTCCACTTCGTTTCAAGGGGCAAGGGGAAGGGGCGAGGGGTAGGCAAAGGGGTAGAAAATAGAATTGGGATTGGGCTTTAGTGTTGAGCCctgtattaactttagtttgtcaaaacatTGTGTCCTGTCCTGCTTATTAAGTCCTTTGTAGGAGCCAAAATGTTCAGTGAAGGTTATGTTTTATTCTCATTTTGATCACTGAGTGGCGCTCTGAGATTTACTGTTATTGAACTATATAGGTAGCCTTCCTGCAAAAGGTTTTTGACAGCAACAGCGCAAAGCTGATGGGATTGTGAAACTTCCCTTGAATGTAAGCCTTTGTTTTGGACATTTTGCACTTTGGTGTTTTGTGGAGCCAATAAATGTCTACCATGATGCAACGGAAGAATTGTCTAATTGTTCCTTATGGACAGATTCAACGAGGAAGTAATGTAACACCACAGTAAGAAAGCGCGTCAACCTAATTAATCCGGGATCAAACAACTCAGTAGCTTCAAGTATTAGATTTAGCTCCTACATCCTTCTTTatgtgatttagcagcttccacacatttttcccATGGTTTAAACATCATAAATTAGTAGAATAACATCtttagtagtacattaaccaatCCATGCAATCCATGTTGctgtttacatacaaaaatcACCACAATGGCCACACATCTGTTAACCAAAACGTGACTTAGGTGCAAACCCTTTATAATGTGATGAATCAAATCtttgtttcagtttcagtttgaATAAAACGGTCATTATGGCTTATGCcgttatgtttatttaaagcagTGCACCTGTCACTCCCAAATCACCTCCAAATACTGTAACGTGACTCATAAGCTCCTGTCCctttaattgtgacttttaacCTAGGGGGATTAatcaatattttctttattatctCATGTCTTCCAGCTCATCTGTCTGTTCCTGTCATCAGCAGTAACTCTTCGAActgttcttcatcatcatcacagcagaattgttcattgttgtgttcagtggtgaatgtgagtgatgtgaccatctcctggtacaaaggaaacagtttattgtccagcatcagtgtgtctgatctcagcatcagtctttCTCTACCTCTGGAGTTGGAATATCAGGATGAAAATGCCTATAGTTGTGTACTCAACAATCCCATTAGCAAACAGACTCAACATCTGGAAATCAGCAAACTCTGTCACACATGTGCAGGTATGGCTGCGATTGTATTAATGTTTATCCATCGAGCTAAACTCTGTCTTTGTTGTAGATCAGACTGATTAAATCACTTACATTAATGACTGTCTCTCTTTTACTTTGCTTCATATCCTCCAGACTCTGTATCTCTGACAGTCCTCatctctgctgctgctgctgcaggaTCTCTGTTGATTGCAGCCGTAATTGTGATCATCTGCATCTGCAGGAaatgtaaacaacaaaaaaaagctgaGGAGATTAAACAACTGttgtatatgttaaaaaaaaaaaaaaaaaaaaaaaaaaatcactttattgttttatttaacatgtacGTGTTATGTCATTGTTAATGCAGTCAAGGAACGGGAAAAAGGCAGGACTCATTCAACATTTAGTAAATCATCATCACGAAAAAAGGTAAGACGTTATAAGAAGATGTTGCACTTATGTCAGTCTGATTGAAAAGAGCTGACTTTTGGAATTTTGTGTGCAGTAGCATCAGACAGTCAGTGAACAGATACGGGTTGTACAGCCAAGATCATTACTACCTATAATAAGGAACTGCTCGAAAAAGCATGCTTATATTATTTGCATGAAGCGTATGTACTGTTTGCACCTCAGTGTAAATACTAACATACAGTACTTCCATTTGCAGACCTATAAATTCATTAGCACACTCAATTTACTCACCATACTGTTACTCTATTGAGAACCACTGAGCTACATTAGCTACAAGTAGCTAAATACTTGCACAAATACTTCCGCGTTCTACTTGTTATGGCTCGGGAGTTTCCGGTTAGCGTTCAGCGCACCTACATACAGACAGTTTCTCATGAGAACGCAGATTACTACTATTATACTACTATACTATTTTAGGGCTAGAATTATATTATCTGCATTAACATGAATCATCTTCAAAGTgctgaaatgttataatgtgctttattaataataaataaatatttccccACTAATCTGCCGCATTCTCATgaacagtgtttttattttactgatcatatttcatacctgatgaatgtacagttttttaaaaccatggctaatttgtttgtgtgcgttGGTGCTCTTTTTTCGGAGCCCAAACTGCTCATTCCATTGTTTGAAATGGCTGAATGAATGCGCGGTAACTGCCTTATTTAACGATGttgaacatttaaacaattttgaacagtaacaccTTGACAGCGCGACTACTGACCATTCATATTTTGGCTTAAGGCTACATACaatgaaatgatgacagaaaatgACACAGAAgagtgactaacatatttaatacagataaataaaggttcattatgatcttattcatcagatCTCACAAACTGCAGCATCGCGATTAGGCCACTATAGAACACTGACACCCTGTGGTGAACAATCACCTATGATGACCAGCCACCGCTTTCTCAGATCGATTTATGTTGCATTAAAACTTAAGGTTCcgttgagtttggaaaattctgtacacattaatcatcagaatatgtcttctcctgtatctgaaaatgtcagaatttgaaATTCCCGCGAACTCTCATTGTATTAGGCGTTTAAGTCAACTAGATGATTACAgcgcattgaaaatgtacatgaCCGAAAATAACTGAGCCGTAAGATTTCAAAACGGAAGTGCATCACGAGGCTCAAGGCAGGTAGTCCAAAGTCAGCGAAGCGATCAGGCATTATTAATTTGCATAAGCTTATGACTTTACCCCGATTAAAGGGACAGTAACCATTGACATTGCAACAAGTGATCAGTCTTATGCAAATGATCTCGATACTCATGGGGGTGCAGTCACTCCTCCGTCTGATTTCCTCGGAAGGAACGCCTACTAGAAAATGTACAGGCTATCCAGATGAAATGTATAGGCAacacaataaggttcattagttagcATTAGTTAtcttagttaacatgaacttagaatgaacaatacttctacagcatttattaattgcaGTTAGTGTTGATGtgagcatttactaatgcattataaaaatcacaagttgtgtttgttaacattagttaatctctttgaactaacataaacaatgtatttttgttaactaacattaacaacacGAAATCAgttgtgtaataaatgtattgtacatagtttgttcatgttagttaaaacATTAACTCATATTAActaatgacaccttattgtaaagtgttaccaatgtaTATATCAAGTATAGATGACAGcaattaataaacaatacataGGCTGCAATCAATAAAAGCCTGCATATTCAAATGAGTAAATCTAAAGGAAAATTCAatgataatttttaaaatgttttttaaaatgttgcttgattgactgtatatttttctttgCAGAATTCAAAGGAGGAGCACGTGTACGCAAATTTCGCCTCAAAACGATGATCAAATACCGAATCtactggaataaaataaatgttagacCTCTGTGGGCCCTGACTCACACCACTTTAGTTTACATTCATTTTCTGCCAGGATGTTTTTTCTACTGACTCTGGTTTgcctctttttatttatttttattattattttttttacacgcACTCTAATTGTTATGTCTTGAAATTTTGCTGCTCTATGTATTAGTTTAACTTAGTGCTTCACAAATAGCATATAATTCAGAAACTCAGCTTAAAGTTCTATTTTCTAGCTTTTCTAACTCGCATAGAACCTTAGCCTATTAAATACTGGCCCCAACTCTCACTCTTCTCTGTCATTTAGTCTACgcctgttaataataataataataataataataatataaaataaataaataaatagactgCATAGTGGTACACAGTGTATCACACGCGATAAGCTCTGTTGGTTAAActctgctgaaaattctgcacAATCACATCATTGTTCTTTGGTATGGAAAGCAGAAAATCACATCTCTCTAATAATAGCGCTACTTTTGCCCCACACAGTGTGATATAAATAGATGCAGTTTTGACACCTTTGTGAATCATTTCCAGTCATGCTGAGCACGCAATTAGACTGTCAAAGTCACGTGATTTTAGTAAACTAGGTTTAGTCATAACTGTTTCGAAATTTAAGTGGTTCGGCACTAGGGGGTGAGGATCTCTGAGAACTCACTCAGTGTCTATCTATACATGGATTTTACCTGATCTCGGATCAGTTTTATACATTGCTAGACCAGGGTacccaaactctgtcctggagggccggtttcctgcagagtttagctccaacttgcctcaacacaccttcCGGAAAGTACAGGATTTTTATCCCGATTTTGCCCTCCCGAGAATCGGAACAAAAATCTTGCCGAGCACCTCGATCGGTCCCGATGTTCGgcacggattatctggtaatgcaAGACGTTCATCTTGCACCTCCCGaactgctctcacacaaattgGGGCCGCCACGATCAtattaaacatgtttgatattcaggacGTTAAATCGGGATGATCCCGGTTATGATTAcatcagtactttcacaacagccaatgtgcaactgcaaaac encodes the following:
- the LOC127153453 gene encoding hepatocyte cell adhesion molecule-like, producing the protein MFHVFVLICLCWWRLIGVFGESVSVKEGVSVTLHTDVTQIRVDDDLLWKFGAEKSQIAKMKIKKQIFNTSDVPDGRFKNRLKLDNQTGSLTITDITTEHAGVYQLEIAGAKKSSKTFNVFVYAHLSVPVISSNSSNCSSSSSQQNCSLLCSVVNVSDVTISWYKGNSLLSSISVSDLSISLSLPLELEYQDENAYSCVLNNPISKQTQHLEISKLCHTCADSVSLTVLISAAAAAGSLLIAAVIVIICICRKCKQQKKAEEIKQLFQGTGKRQDSFNI